The DNA segment GTGAGGTGACCTCGCTCGTGGGGGGAGGCGTGACGGTGTTCGGGGCGGCCTCGCTCGACGATCAGGTGCGCGGCGCGTACGACCACGGGGTCGCGCAGGCGGTCTCCGACGCGGGGGCGCACGTGGCGGCCACGACGCCGCGCGAGCTCGTCGGCTGGCTCGTGGAGAGGATGCGGCGATGAGGGCGGATCTCGCGGCCATGACGCCCGAGGCGCTCGCCGCGCTGGCGAACGTGGGGCTCGTGAAGCGCGCCCAGCGCGAAATCGAGGGCGGCCAGGGCCCGGTCGTCCACGAGGAGGAGGGCGGCGTCGTCGTCGCGACGTTCCCGGACGGCATTTCGACGCGGCTCTTGCCGGGCCATGCGCTGAAGGACACGCCCTGCGGCTGCGGGGCGAAGTCGGTTTGTCGTCACCGCGTCGCGGCGGTGCTCGTGTATGCGGCGGGCGCCGGCTCCGAGACGCGGCCCCCCTGGCAAATCGGCTCGGAGGAGCTCTTGGTTTGGCTGGGCGAACGGGCCTCGCTCGTGGACGCCGCCGAGGCCGCCGGGGTCGACGTCGAGCTCGGGACGAGCCCGCCGATCGCGCGTTTCTCCGGGTGCGCCGTGCGGTTCCTGGCGGGGGCCGATCTCGGGCATGCGCGGTGTGATTGCGCATCTACGCGCTGCGTGCACGTGCCGCTCGCGGTCCGGGCTTTTTGGCGCCTCTCCGCGGAAGCGCGCTCGCGAGGCGGCGGGCAGGTGCGCCTCGGTCCGCCGCCGAGGCCGACGATCCCGGCGTCCGTGCTCGACGGCGTGGAGGGCCTCCTCGGAAAGACCCTCGCGCGCGGGCTCGCGGACGCCCGCGGGCTCGCGCAGGCGCGCGAGGAGGTCCGCGCTCGATTGAAGGAATATCCCTGGCTCGACGGGCTCTTCGAGGACATCGAGGCGCAACGCGTGGCCTGGGAGAGCCGATCGGCATTACACGACGCCGGCGAGGTGCGGAGGCTGCTCGCCGAGGGATGGGCGCGGGCGCGGGCGGCGAGGAGCGGCGGCGATCCTGCCGCGTTGCTCGGCCTCGGCGAGCCACTCGAGGTTCCGCTCGAACGGGCGCGGCTGATCTCGCTCGGCGCGCGGCTCTCGGCCGCGGGGACCGCGCGCTCCCTGGAGGTGCTCTTCTGGGACGGCGCCTCGGTCGTGTCCTGGTCCATATCGATCCCGGACAAGGTCGATCCGAGCACGATGATCTCCGTCGCGGGCACGCCGCTCGGCGTGATGGCCGGCGGGCAGATCCTCTCGCGGCACCTCGTTCGTTTGGCACGACGCACCATTGAAGTGAGGCGCGGCCGGGACACCACGGTGGTCCCGCAGCGCGGCGATTGGGGCGACATCCCCGCGCCGTTTGGCTTCTCCGGCCCCGCGGCGCTCTTCACCGACGAGGCGAGCCGGCCCCCCTCGTTCTTGCGCCCGCGCGCGCGCACGGCGGCGCTCCGGGTCGTCGCGACGAACGGGGGCGTGCAGGGTTTGTCGTGGTCGCCGGGTCGACAAACCTTGTCGGGGTGGATCGAGGAGGGGGGCGCGGAGCTCCGCCTGGAGCGAGCCCACGAATGGTTTGCCCCCGGCGCGATCGCGGCGCTCGCGGAGGCGCTCCCCGCGGCGCGTTATGTCTCGGGCTGGCTGCGCGAATCGAGGGGCGGGCGGGTGCTCGAGCCGATCGCGGTGGTGACCGATCGTGTCGTCGTGCCGGATCTCTCGCCCGCCGCGCCGATCCCCGCGCTCCCGGTCGCCGCGCCCGAGGCGAGAGACCTGCTCGGCGCCGCGCTCGGGCGGCTCGAATCGGCGCTCGACGCGCTGGCCCAGGACGGCGTGCTCGCGGCCCGGATCCCTCCGCTCGCGCCGGCTCTCTCGGCGGTTGGATTGCGCGCGATGGCGGCGACGTATTCGCGGCTCGAAGCGGCGCGGGCGGCGGGAGACCTCGGCGAGGCAACCCAAGCGTGGGCCGACGCGGCGATCCAGGCGGCGCTCGCGCGGGCCTGAGAGGGCGCGACCGCCGCGCGCTTCGATGGCAAGAATGCGCCGACGAAAAGCGTTGACCGGGCTCCCTTCCTGCGTAAAGCATCCCCTGGCTTTTTAAAAGGAGAAAATCGATGCTTCTCGAAAACAAGGTCATCATCGTCACCGGAGCGACGTCGGGCATTGGCGCGGCGACCGCGCTGGAGGCGGCGCGCCAGGGGGCGAAGGTGGTCCTCGCGGGCCGCCGCGAGGACAAGGGCGAGGCGCTCGCGGAGCGCATCCGCGCCGAGGGCGGGAAGGCGCTCTTCGTACGTACGGACGTCTGCAGGGCCGAGGACATCGAGGCGCTGGTGGCGCGCACGCTGCAAGTCTTCGAGCGCCTGGACGGCGCGTTCAACAACGCGGGGATCCCCGGGCCGGTCGGGACGTTTGTGGACGTGCCGCCGGAGGAATACCGCAGGCTCATGGCGATCAACCTCGATTCCGTGCTCCTGTGCATGCAGCACCAGATCCGGGCGATGCGCAAGAGCGGCGGCGGATCGATCGTGAACTGCGCGTCCATCCTGGGCCTGGTTGGGGCGCCGGCCTTCTCGGCTTATTCGACGGCGAAGCATGGGCTCGTGGGGATGAGCAAAGCGGCGGCGCTCGACCACGCCGCCGAGGGGATCCGCGTGAACGCCGTGCTGCCCGGGCCGGTGGAGACGGAGATCTGGAACCACGTGAATCAGGGCGAGGCGGTCTTCGCGGCGTTCACGTCGGGCGTGCCGATGCAACGTTATGCGCGCGCGGAGGAGGTGGCGAGGCCCGTGGTCTTCCTCCTGTCGTCGTGGTCTTCGTACGTGACGGGCACGTCCCTGGCGATCGACGGCGGTTATACGAGCCGCTGAGGTCGCCATTCCAAGGAGGGGCCGGATGCAGTTCAATCGGCGCACGTTTTCGGCTCTCGCGCTCGGCACGCTCGTCGGGTGTGAGGAGCGCTCGTCCGGGACTGCATCCGCGCCCGCTGCGGCTCCTGCGTCCGCACCCGCTCCCGCATCCGCGTCCGCATCCGCGCCCCCTCCCGCCGAATACATCCCTCCTCTTCTCCGCGCCCATCCCGGCCTCGCGCCGCGCCTGCCTCGCCTGCCGCTCGGCCTCTTGCCCACGCCCGTCGAGCGCGCCACGAAGCTCGCCGCGAAGGCCGCGATCGCGGGGCTCCACGTCAAGCGAGACGACCTCTCCGGCGCGGCGTACGGCGGGGGCAAGACCCGAAAGCTCGAGTTTTTCCTGGCCGATGCCCGCGCGAAGGACACGCGCGAGATCGTCACGTTCGGCGCCTTCGGCTCGAATCAAGCGGTCGCGACGGCCCTTTATGGCGCCGCGCAGGGATTCGCGGTCACGCTCCTGCTCGCCCCGCAGACGCCGAGCCCGTACGTCCGGAAAAACCTGCTCGCCGCGCGCCGCGCCGGGGCCACGATCCGGGTCGTGCACGGCGGCGTCGCGGAGGCCGAGGCCCTGGCGAAACGGGCGGCGAAGGGGGCCAAGGGCCGGGCGCCGTACCTCGTCCCGCCCGGGGGCTCGTCGCCGCTCGGGAACCTCGCTTTCGTCAATGCGGCCCTCGAGCTCGCCGAGCAGGTCGGCGCCGGGGTTTGCCCTCTGCCCGATTGCATCTACCTCGCCATGGGCACCATGGGCAGCGCCGTCGGGCTCGCGCTCGGGCTCGAGCTCGCCGGGCTCCGGACCGAGGTCGTCGCCGTGCGCACGTCGAGCCCCGAGACGTCGAGTGAAGCGCGCTTCTTCGCGATGGCCAAGCAGACCGTGGCGTTCGCGCGTTCGCTCGATCCGACCTTCCCCGAGGCGCGCCTCGGCCGCGCCCGCGTGCGATTCTCGACGAACCACCTCGGCGCGGGATATGGCGCGCCCACACGAAAAGGAGAACGCGCGATCGCGCTCGCGGCGGAGACGGAGGGGATGACGCTCGAGCCGACCTACACCGGAAAAACCTTGGCCGCGTTGCTCGACGACGCCGAGCGGCTCGCCGGGAAGGTCGTCCTCTTCTGGAACTCGCACAGCAGCCGGCCGCTCCTGACCGAGGGCGTAAAAAGCGAAGATTTTCCCCCCGTTCTCCGGGGAATCGTCGCCGAGCGCTGAGCCCTTTACTTCTTCTCTTCGGGGGCGCCGGGCCGCGCGTCGCGTGGCCTCTCCGCGATCGCCGGGTCGATCCACGGGAGCGTCCTCCGCAAAATCTCCAGCGGAATGGGCGGCCGCTCCGCCGGGGGGCCCGAGACCACGATGTCCCTCTCGATCGCGGCGAGCGTCTCCCGCCCGAGCTTGCGCGCCGGCTCGACCGTGATTTGCGGGCCCTCGTGCCGATCGCTGTCGACCTCGATCGCGGCGAGCGTCTCCCGCCCGAGCTTCGGCGCGGGCCCGATCGTGATCTGCGGCGCCTCGGTCACGAGCTCGTCGAGCTTGATCGCCGCAAGCGTCTCCTGCCCGAGCCTCGGCGCGGGCCCGATCGTGATCTGCGGCGCCTCGGTCACGAGCTCGTCGAGCTTGATCGCCGCCATGGACGCCTGCCCGAGCACCGCGGGCCCGCGCACCTCGATCGAGGGCCCGGCCCCCGGCTCCTCGCGCGGCGCGAGCAGCGCTTCAATCGCGCCGAGCTCGGCCTCGAACGCCGCGCGCGCGCCGGGGCGCCCCTCGGCAGAGGCCAGCGCGAGGCATACGACGAGCTTCGACGCCGCCACGGCGAGGCAAACCTCGAGGGGCCCCTGCCCGCCATAAGGAACGAGCTCGCCGCGGGGCAAGC comes from the Polyangium spumosum genome and includes:
- a CDS encoding SDR family NAD(P)-dependent oxidoreductase, which translates into the protein MLLENKVIIVTGATSGIGAATALEAARQGAKVVLAGRREDKGEALAERIRAEGGKALFVRTDVCRAEDIEALVARTLQVFERLDGAFNNAGIPGPVGTFVDVPPEEYRRLMAINLDSVLLCMQHQIRAMRKSGGGSIVNCASILGLVGAPAFSAYSTAKHGLVGMSKAAALDHAAEGIRVNAVLPGPVETEIWNHVNQGEAVFAAFTSGVPMQRYARAEEVARPVVFLLSSWSSYVTGTSLAIDGGYTSR
- a CDS encoding 1-aminocyclopropane-1-carboxylate deaminase/D-cysteine desulfhydrase, which gives rise to MQFNRRTFSALALGTLVGCEERSSGTASAPAAAPASAPAPASASASAPPPAEYIPPLLRAHPGLAPRLPRLPLGLLPTPVERATKLAAKAAIAGLHVKRDDLSGAAYGGGKTRKLEFFLADARAKDTREIVTFGAFGSNQAVATALYGAAQGFAVTLLLAPQTPSPYVRKNLLAARRAGATIRVVHGGVAEAEALAKRAAKGAKGRAPYLVPPGGSSPLGNLAFVNAALELAEQVGAGVCPLPDCIYLAMGTMGSAVGLALGLELAGLRTEVVAVRTSSPETSSEARFFAMAKQTVAFARSLDPTFPEARLGRARVRFSTNHLGAGYGAPTRKGERAIALAAETEGMTLEPTYTGKTLAALLDDAERLAGKVVLFWNSHSSRPLLTEGVKSEDFPPVLRGIVAER